One genomic region from Candidatus Bathyarchaeia archaeon encodes:
- a CDS encoding Nre family DNA repair protein: MAADVRYDESQIVVRASRGGLCVACKGSRFLCGKTRCPIIVRANYFLKSVPLMQSEDIAGASPPSVFVGRIGYPYVYAGPLVPPVQEDTSLYDLPEYWFGKPIDEIVGFRSMLIRGKHRVHVQRFLEAGKIIEKTRELALAVKPVDVELLLKKKPRGFIVLDDEVQPFGPSAPIRDLRVGYARWDHQIEKAYYDTDLKAAEAVLELYNKGVLVTKIQRAFSVGAFGLERNRRLVPTRWSITAVDSIISKELMEKVKTFPEISEYRVYESHYLDNIFEVLMIPGKWSYEAIEAWYPGTVWNPHGRSVVMFSDWEGYEGRTTYAEIGGCYYAARLAVCEQLVREQRQATVIVLREAHPGYIMPVGVWQVRENVRNAMRQKPYTFKTLDEALQFIASRFEIPIRQWIMRSELLKDALFQKRITDFLEKIRG; the protein is encoded by the coding sequence GTGGCTGCGGATGTAAGGTATGATGAAAGTCAAATTGTTGTGAGGGCTTCCCGTGGTGGTTTGTGTGTTGCTTGTAAGGGTTCACGTTTTCTCTGCGGCAAGACACGTTGTCCAATAATTGTTAGGGCTAACTATTTCTTGAAAAGTGTTCCGTTAATGCAGAGTGAGGATATTGCTGGGGCTTCCCCTCCAAGCGTTTTTGTTGGTAGGATTGGTTATCCATATGTTTATGCTGGTCCGCTTGTTCCGCCTGTTCAAGAGGATACAAGCCTCTACGACTTGCCTGAATACTGGTTTGGGAAACCCATAGACGAGATTGTTGGTTTTCGTTCCATGCTTATTCGTGGTAAGCATCGTGTGCATGTGCAGAGGTTTTTGGAAGCTGGAAAAATTATTGAGAAGACGCGGGAGCTTGCCTTGGCTGTTAAACCTGTCGATGTTGAACTTCTTTTGAAGAAAAAGCCTAGGGGCTTCATAGTTTTGGATGATGAGGTTCAGCCTTTTGGTCCTTCTGCGCCTATACGCGATTTAAGGGTTGGATATGCCCGTTGGGACCACCAGATTGAGAAAGCCTACTACGACACTGACTTGAAGGCTGCAGAGGCGGTTCTCGAACTTTATAATAAAGGCGTTTTGGTGACAAAGATTCAGAGGGCTTTTAGCGTTGGCGCCTTTGGTTTAGAGCGGAACCGTCGTCTTGTGCCAACCAGATGGAGCATAACAGCCGTTGACAGCATAATCTCAAAAGAGCTAATGGAAAAAGTGAAAACCTTTCCAGAGATAAGCGAGTACCGCGTCTACGAGTCCCACTACTTAGATAACATTTTTGAAGTTTTGATGATTCCTGGCAAGTGGAGCTATGAAGCCATAGAGGCTTGGTATCCAGGCACTGTTTGGAACCCTCATGGAAGAAGCGTTGTAATGTTTTCTGATTGGGAGGGCTATGAGGGGCGAACCACATACGCCGAAATTGGCGGATGCTATTATGCGGCGCGTTTGGCTGTCTGCGAACAACTCGTTAGGGAACAACGCCAAGCAACAGTCATAGTGCTTCGAGAGGCTCATCCGGGCTACATAATGCCAGTTGGCGTATGGCAAGTTCGTGAAAACGTTAGGAACGCCATGCGCCAGAAGCCCTACACTTTTAAAACTTTGGATGAAGCTTTACAGTTTATTGCAAGCCGCTTTGAGATTCCCATTCGCCAGTGGATTATGCGAAGCGAACTTTTGAAGGATGCGCTTTTCCAAAAGAGGATAACGGATTTTTTGGAAAAAATTAGAGGTTGA
- a CDS encoding cation:proton antiporter: MDPVTLALALAGSIIMIGFLGNYFFERTGFPDMIFLIILGMLIGPVAKLVDTGFIMPLAPYFAALALVFILFDGGMAMNIYRVFTESPRATVLAAVGFGLSVVATTLFTALLLIPDKPITYSMLLGTILGGSSSIIVISLASRIRVSEKCSTILSLESALTDIFCIVFSLTIIEIILGNAVEPIAISQAIASKFSVGIVLGIIFGLLWLSALKKIVKAPYAYILTLAVVLLAYAISETLGGSGALCCLLFGMILGNEKEIYRMLRMERPSETVIDAGLKRFESEVAFLLRTFFFVYIGLISTISDIRVALLGIILSLILLLVRFGAVRVATARCSELVEERPIMSVILTRGLAAAVLATLPLQYSKANPTFGELYEIYINLAVLVILATAIIATIGIPILKRRTKER, encoded by the coding sequence ATGGATCCAGTGACACTTGCATTGGCTTTGGCTGGCTCAATAATTATGATAGGTTTTTTGGGTAACTACTTCTTTGAGCGAACCGGTTTCCCAGACATGATTTTCCTTATAATTTTAGGCATGCTGATAGGACCCGTAGCCAAATTGGTGGACACTGGATTTATAATGCCTCTGGCTCCATACTTCGCTGCCCTAGCCCTAGTTTTCATATTATTTGACGGTGGAATGGCCATGAATATTTATCGTGTATTCACCGAGAGCCCAAGAGCCACAGTGTTAGCTGCTGTGGGTTTCGGTTTAAGTGTCGTGGCAACAACATTGTTTACGGCTTTACTGCTAATTCCAGACAAGCCGATAACATACTCCATGTTGTTAGGAACCATTTTAGGCGGAAGCAGCAGCATAATTGTAATCTCACTTGCCTCAAGAATAAGGGTAAGCGAAAAATGTTCAACAATACTAAGCCTAGAATCCGCCCTTACAGACATCTTTTGCATAGTTTTCTCCTTAACAATTATTGAAATAATCCTAGGAAACGCTGTTGAACCTATAGCGATTAGTCAAGCAATTGCAAGCAAATTTTCAGTAGGAATAGTGCTTGGCATAATTTTCGGACTTTTATGGTTAAGCGCACTTAAAAAGATTGTAAAGGCGCCATACGCCTATATTCTCACACTAGCCGTTGTATTATTAGCCTATGCTATTTCAGAAACCCTAGGCGGCAGCGGAGCACTGTGTTGTCTGCTTTTCGGCATGATATTGGGGAATGAAAAAGAGATTTACAGAATGCTTAGAATGGAAAGACCATCTGAAACAGTCATCGATGCCGGATTAAAAAGGTTTGAGTCTGAGGTGGCTTTTCTATTAAGAACCTTCTTCTTTGTCTACATAGGCTTGATATCAACAATAAGCGACATAAGAGTAGCTCTTCTTGGTATAATCCTTTCTTTAATACTGTTACTAGTTAGATTTGGAGCCGTGCGAGTAGCGACAGCTCGCTGCAGCGAACTCGTCGAAGAACGCCCAATAATGAGCGTTATTCTCACGAGGGGTTTGGCAGCCGCTGTGTTGGCAACATTGCCTTTACAATATTCTAAGGCGAATCCAACATTTGGGGAACTCTATGAAATTTACATAAACCTAGCCGTACTAGTAATTCTGGCAACGGCGATAATCGCCACCATAGGTATTCCAATTTTGAAGCGAAGGACCAAAGAGAGATGA
- a CDS encoding inorganic diphosphatase, with product MAFGVSMNLWRDIPCGDKPPEILNMIIEVISGSRDKYEYNIKWETFVLDRIIPSSVVFPVEYGFVPQTWFDDGDPLDIMALSYEPLEVGCLVKVRVIGALIIEDEKGEDPKILSVLVDDARFDGYKDIGDIHPHKLREIQEFFETYKRLEPHKWVRFKEWKNAKEAMKIVEYAIKKFKELKRE from the coding sequence TTGGCTTTTGGCGTCTCTATGAATCTTTGGCGGGATATTCCATGCGGAGACAAACCACCAGAAATATTAAACATGATCATTGAAGTTATCAGTGGTTCAAGGGACAAGTACGAATACAACATAAAATGGGAAACCTTCGTTCTAGACCGCATAATACCATCATCGGTGGTTTTCCCGGTTGAGTATGGTTTCGTGCCCCAAACATGGTTTGACGACGGAGACCCATTGGACATAATGGCATTAAGCTACGAGCCCCTTGAAGTGGGATGCCTAGTAAAAGTTAGGGTTATAGGCGCACTAATCATTGAGGATGAGAAAGGCGAAGACCCAAAAATCTTGTCGGTGCTCGTTGACGACGCCAGATTCGACGGCTACAAAGATATAGGCGATATTCATCCTCACAAGCTTAGGGAAATTCAAGAGTTTTTCGAAACCTATAAGCGTCTTGAGCCCCACAAGTGGGTTAGGTTTAAGGAGTGGAAAAATGCAAAAGAAGCCATGAAAATTGTCGAGTATGCCATCAAAAAGTTTAAGGAATTAAAAAGGGAGTAG
- a CDS encoding MBL fold metallo-hydrolase, which produces MIKRILPLAFDSFGVRSMATFVETDDQKILIDPGVSLAPLRYGLEPHPLEWQRLDEAWNIIKQYAEESEVLVVTHYHYDHHDPDYPELYSGKTVFIKHPTENINRSQRDRASYFLAAIKDLPKKLEIADGKSFTLGETTITFSKAVCHGTNPKLGYVTETCIKSGSEKFLHTSDVEGPSLDDQIAFILDEKPDVLFVDGPMTYMLGYRYSFKSLEISNSNLVKAIKETNVHTIVLDHHFLRDLNYKMRIKPVYEEAQKRGVKVVTAAEFSGRKIEMLEALRKELYAKYGIEDFKVKKRPLREE; this is translated from the coding sequence ATGATTAAGCGGATATTGCCTCTAGCCTTTGACAGTTTTGGGGTTCGCTCAATGGCTACTTTTGTGGAAACAGACGACCAGAAAATCCTAATAGACCCAGGCGTTTCTCTTGCACCCCTACGCTATGGTCTAGAGCCCCACCCACTTGAGTGGCAAAGACTGGACGAGGCATGGAACATTATAAAACAATATGCAGAGGAATCCGAAGTGCTTGTTGTAACGCATTACCATTATGACCACCACGACCCAGACTATCCAGAGCTTTATAGTGGAAAAACTGTTTTCATAAAGCATCCAACGGAAAACATAAACAGAAGCCAAAGGGATAGGGCTAGCTACTTCCTAGCAGCCATCAAAGACTTACCGAAAAAGCTTGAGATAGCGGATGGAAAAAGCTTCACGTTGGGCGAAACCACCATAACATTTTCAAAGGCTGTTTGCCACGGAACAAACCCTAAGCTCGGCTATGTAACAGAAACATGCATAAAAAGTGGCAGCGAAAAATTCCTCCACACATCGGACGTTGAGGGGCCATCACTTGATGATCAAATAGCCTTCATTCTAGACGAGAAGCCAGACGTGCTCTTCGTTGATGGACCAATGACGTACATGCTTGGTTACCGTTACTCTTTCAAAAGCCTTGAAATATCCAATAGCAACCTTGTTAAAGCCATAAAGGAGACAAACGTCCACACAATCGTTTTAGACCACCATTTCCTACGCGACTTGAACTATAAAATGCGAATAAAACCGGTTTACGAGGAAGCACAAAAGCGTGGCGTTAAAGTCGTCACAGCCGCAGAGTTTTCTGGAAGAAAAATAGAGATGCTTGAAGCCTTAAGGAAAGAGCTTTACGCAAAATATGGCATAGAAGACTTTAAGGTTAAGAAGAGACCACTTAGGGAAGAATAA
- the nucS gene encoding endonuclease NucS, whose product MSASRHLTALVSPSTVEAGEIVREALSQRKTLLLVGNCWVHYIGRARSELEPGERILIIKEDGSLLVHRSVGYEPVNWQPPGCIFHTQVKDGILEIHAVRRKPLESVKVFFDKIHLISAMALADSGEFSLYASEEDMHKAILLEPSLLEEGFKPISYEKKVEPGFMDVYGIDKDGRFVVVEIKRKTAGKEAVFQLAKYIEAVKSRTNREVRGILVAPNIAKDVQRLLETLGLEFKALDPKKCAEILKRAETKKLEAFFMEG is encoded by the coding sequence TTGTCCGCTTCAAGGCACCTAACAGCTCTTGTAAGCCCAAGCACCGTTGAGGCTGGAGAAATAGTTAGGGAGGCATTATCCCAAAGGAAAACCCTCCTTTTGGTTGGCAACTGCTGGGTGCATTACATTGGCAGAGCTAGATCAGAGCTCGAGCCAGGCGAACGCATACTAATCATAAAGGAGGATGGCTCGTTGCTTGTGCACCGCTCGGTTGGATATGAACCAGTAAACTGGCAACCGCCCGGCTGCATATTCCACACACAAGTTAAAGACGGGATATTGGAGATTCATGCTGTGAGGCGAAAACCCCTAGAATCTGTTAAAGTTTTCTTTGACAAAATCCATTTAATTTCAGCAATGGCGCTTGCAGACTCTGGGGAATTTTCACTCTACGCCAGCGAGGAGGATATGCATAAAGCCATACTTTTAGAGCCTTCCCTTTTGGAAGAGGGATTTAAACCCATAAGTTATGAGAAGAAGGTGGAGCCCGGATTCATGGACGTTTACGGCATCGACAAGGATGGACGCTTCGTTGTTGTTGAGATTAAACGTAAAACGGCTGGGAAAGAGGCTGTTTTCCAGCTAGCCAAATACATAGAAGCTGTTAAAAGCAGAACAAACCGTGAGGTGCGCGGAATCCTTGTGGCGCCAAACATAGCTAAAGACGTGCAGAGACTTCTTGAAACCCTCGGTTTGGAGTTTAAAGCTTTGGACCCTAAAAAATGTGCAGAAATTCTAAAGAGAGCTGAAACAAAAAAGCTTGAAGCTTTCTTCATGGAGGGATAG
- a CDS encoding methyltransferase domain-containing protein yields MSEWELKRDNMQHYDVTAKSYDEQYAKEQRIKIETALKSVKLDKHGLVLDCGCGTGLLFEYVAEKADMVVGLDISRKILAEAKRRAKTFCNVCLVLADADYPPFKDYVFSHVFAVTLLQNMPNPERTLAEICRVAGKNAYVVVTGLKKKFSLEFIENLLRKFGLNVIEVSNGDEHLKCYVTVCKKPGHH; encoded by the coding sequence ATGAGCGAATGGGAGCTTAAACGCGATAATATGCAGCACTATGATGTAACAGCGAAAAGCTACGATGAGCAGTATGCCAAGGAACAAAGAATAAAAATCGAAACCGCCTTAAAAAGCGTAAAGCTTGACAAACATGGCTTGGTTTTGGACTGCGGCTGCGGGACAGGCTTGCTTTTTGAATATGTCGCCGAAAAAGCCGACATGGTGGTTGGACTGGATATTTCAAGGAAAATTTTGGCGGAAGCTAAGAGGCGGGCTAAAACCTTTTGTAACGTATGTCTAGTTTTGGCTGACGCTGATTACCCACCATTTAAGGATTATGTTTTCAGCCATGTTTTCGCCGTAACTTTACTTCAGAACATGCCGAATCCTGAGAGAACTTTGGCAGAAATTTGCAGAGTAGCGGGAAAAAACGCTTATGTTGTCGTTACGGGGCTAAAGAAGAAGTTTTCCTTAGAATTTATTGAGAATTTATTACGCAAGTTTGGTTTAAACGTAATTGAAGTTTCGAATGGTGATGAACACCTAAAATGTTATGTGACTGTTTGCAAAAAGCCCGGTCATCATTAA
- a CDS encoding 4Fe-4S dicluster domain-containing protein gives MPLKTLKRKNAETLTIEWVLHVKNYTLTLDRRLCVGCEICTLACPKEAIKLEKQPKTPDGKAQRARVDIALEKCNFCGICDILCPYGAIRVTINGEHVLNVIEKESFPQLVRDIQVDASKCPVGCVECEKACPLNLIKVSWLTPDGKVIEDLGSLTKKERKGLKVNVAVKKELCPCCRICEFKCPEGVLHVRKSFYGKIRINQEKCPEGCKDCLDVCPIAGALYLSEADKKVYVNEAFCVYCGACKVVCPVAEALELKRTKIMHTPVRSGAWNKALERLASPLEITKELKTKGSQKALESVEKRLGWRVS, from the coding sequence ATGCCCCTTAAAACTTTGAAGAGGAAAAACGCGGAAACCCTAACCATTGAGTGGGTTTTGCATGTGAAAAATTACACGTTGACCCTTGACAGAAGGTTATGTGTTGGGTGTGAAATTTGCACTCTAGCGTGTCCGAAAGAAGCAATAAAACTTGAAAAGCAGCCAAAAACGCCCGATGGGAAAGCGCAACGTGCGCGTGTTGACATAGCCCTTGAAAAGTGCAATTTCTGTGGGATATGCGACATATTATGCCCATATGGAGCTATTAGAGTTACAATCAATGGCGAGCATGTTTTGAACGTTATTGAGAAGGAGAGTTTTCCGCAGCTTGTCCGCGACATCCAAGTGGATGCCAGCAAATGCCCAGTAGGCTGCGTGGAATGCGAGAAGGCTTGTCCCCTAAACCTGATCAAGGTGTCGTGGCTTACCCCGGATGGAAAGGTTATTGAAGATTTAGGCTCTTTAACGAAGAAGGAGCGGAAGGGCTTAAAGGTTAATGTTGCCGTCAAGAAGGAGCTTTGTCCATGCTGTAGAATATGCGAGTTTAAATGTCCAGAAGGTGTGCTTCACGTTCGCAAGAGCTTCTATGGGAAAATACGCATAAATCAAGAAAAGTGTCCAGAGGGCTGTAAAGACTGTCTTGATGTTTGCCCAATAGCCGGGGCATTGTATTTGTCTGAAGCGGATAAGAAGGTTTACGTGAATGAGGCTTTCTGCGTTTATTGCGGAGCTTGCAAGGTTGTTTGTCCGGTGGCAGAAGCCCTGGAGCTTAAGAGAACTAAGATTATGCATACTCCTGTTCGCTCTGGGGCTTGGAACAAAGCTTTGGAGCGTTTGGCTTCTCCTCTTGAAATTACTAAGGAGTTGAAGACTAAGGGTTCTCAAAAGGCTTTGGAATCCGTTGAAAAACGGTTGGGTTGGAGGGTTTCATAA
- the hdrA2 gene encoding CoB-CoM heterodisulfide reductase HdrA2 yields MAEKEKQTENKPEELRIGVFICHCGLNIAGVIDIRELVEFAKTLPDVVYVKDNRYTCADPGQEEIRKAIKEYKLNRVVVAACSPRMHEVTFRRTVSEAGLNPYLFEMANIREFSSWCHPSTPKEATEKAKDLIKMAVAKARLLMPLQTIEVPVTNKALVIGGGIAGMNAALDLAEMGFKVYLLEKSESIGGHMAQLDKTFPTLDCSICIEGPKMVDVGRHPNIEIISYADLLSVSGFIGNFKVRIRKNPRYVIAENCTGCGECKDVCPIEYPNEWDMGLGVRKAISVPFDQAVPLVYTINRDYCIECYKCVDACGARQAINFDQKPEEIELEVGAIIVATGYDIYLPYDNQLYGYGKYTNVITSLEFERLILAAGPTGGKVVRASDGQKPHSVAFIQCVGSRDTNKYPYCSNFCCMYTLKHVVQLKEKYKEDIEVYVFYMDMRTNFKGFEEFYQRARELGVNFIRGRVSRIFEDPKTKNLIIHAEDSNLGMPIEVEAEMVVLATAAIPKRGTEDIARILNLTRGADGFFMESHPKLKPLDAPTDGIFLAGACQGPKDIPYSVSQGCGAAARAATVLSKKTWKIEPIIAVVDPSKCRNVTTKCGICAERCPYGAIKAEEKKPAQVITAMCHGCGTCAAECPADAIQQMHFTDAQILAQLRTALEKNPEEKILAFLCNWCSYAGADLAGTSRFEYPPTIRPIRVMCSGRVDRDFVLEALRLGAGMVLVAACHLPYDCHYISGNWKMKARMDALAPMLHKLGLSPERFRVEYISAAEGVKFAELIREMTEQMRALGKERIKAENEKLRPILENMLKRKERK; encoded by the coding sequence ATGGCGGAGAAGGAAAAGCAAACTGAAAATAAGCCTGAAGAGCTTCGCATAGGCGTTTTCATATGCCACTGCGGCTTGAACATCGCAGGAGTCATTGACATAAGGGAGCTTGTCGAGTTTGCAAAAACTTTGCCAGACGTTGTTTACGTGAAAGATAATCGCTATACGTGTGCAGACCCGGGACAAGAGGAGATTAGGAAAGCCATAAAGGAGTATAAGCTTAACCGTGTTGTTGTGGCTGCCTGTTCGCCACGCATGCACGAGGTCACATTCCGACGGACGGTTTCAGAGGCTGGCTTAAACCCGTACCTTTTTGAAATGGCAAACATCCGTGAATTTTCTTCATGGTGTCATCCAAGCACCCCCAAGGAGGCAACTGAAAAAGCCAAAGACTTGATAAAAATGGCTGTAGCTAAGGCTAGGCTTCTAATGCCATTGCAAACAATTGAGGTCCCGGTCACCAACAAGGCTTTGGTCATTGGCGGCGGAATAGCCGGCATGAATGCAGCCCTAGACTTGGCTGAAATGGGTTTCAAAGTGTACCTTTTAGAAAAAAGCGAAAGCATAGGCGGTCATATGGCGCAGTTGGACAAGACATTTCCAACGCTAGACTGTTCCATCTGCATTGAAGGACCAAAAATGGTTGATGTGGGGCGGCATCCAAACATCGAGATAATCTCCTATGCCGATTTGCTTAGCGTCAGCGGTTTCATAGGCAACTTTAAGGTCCGGATTAGGAAGAACCCGCGTTACGTTATTGCTGAAAACTGCACTGGTTGCGGAGAATGCAAGGATGTCTGCCCAATAGAGTATCCAAACGAGTGGGACATGGGACTAGGCGTTAGAAAAGCCATATCAGTGCCCTTTGACCAGGCTGTGCCCCTTGTTTATACGATTAACCGTGATTATTGTATTGAGTGTTACAAATGTGTGGATGCTTGTGGAGCTAGACAAGCCATAAACTTTGACCAAAAGCCGGAGGAAATCGAGCTTGAAGTGGGCGCCATAATTGTGGCAACCGGCTACGATATTTATTTGCCCTATGACAATCAGCTTTATGGTTATGGCAAATATACTAACGTAATAACATCCCTAGAGTTTGAGAGACTTATACTTGCGGCTGGTCCGACTGGTGGGAAAGTGGTGCGGGCTTCTGATGGGCAGAAACCCCACAGTGTCGCATTCATCCAGTGTGTTGGCTCGCGGGACACAAACAAGTACCCATACTGTTCGAACTTCTGCTGCATGTACACGCTTAAGCATGTTGTCCAACTCAAGGAGAAGTACAAGGAAGACATTGAGGTTTACGTTTTCTACATGGATATGCGAACCAACTTCAAAGGCTTTGAAGAATTTTACCAGCGTGCCCGCGAACTCGGCGTGAATTTTATTCGTGGACGTGTCAGCCGCATATTCGAAGACCCGAAGACCAAGAACCTAATTATTCATGCTGAAGACTCAAACTTGGGGATGCCCATAGAAGTTGAGGCGGAAATGGTTGTCTTGGCAACCGCAGCCATACCCAAGAGAGGCACCGAAGATATAGCTCGCATCCTCAACTTAACAAGGGGCGCAGACGGCTTTTTCATGGAGAGCCACCCGAAGCTTAAGCCTTTAGATGCACCAACAGACGGCATATTCTTGGCTGGAGCGTGCCAAGGACCAAAAGATATTCCATACAGTGTTTCTCAAGGGTGTGGCGCAGCGGCGCGTGCAGCCACAGTCTTATCCAAGAAGACTTGGAAGATTGAGCCCATAATTGCCGTTGTAGACCCAAGCAAATGCAGAAACGTTACAACGAAATGTGGAATTTGTGCAGAACGCTGCCCATATGGTGCCATAAAAGCCGAAGAGAAGAAGCCAGCCCAAGTCATAACGGCTATGTGTCACGGCTGCGGAACATGCGCAGCTGAGTGTCCAGCAGACGCCATACAACAGATGCACTTTACAGACGCCCAAATATTGGCTCAGCTACGAACAGCGTTGGAAAAGAATCCCGAAGAAAAGATTTTGGCTTTCCTATGCAACTGGTGCAGCTATGCGGGTGCGGACCTTGCTGGGACAAGCCGCTTTGAGTATCCGCCAACCATACGCCCAATAAGGGTCATGTGTTCTGGAAGGGTCGACCGCGACTTTGTATTGGAGGCGCTCAGGCTTGGGGCTGGCATGGTTTTGGTGGCGGCTTGCCACCTACCCTACGACTGCCATTATATTAGCGGAAACTGGAAGATGAAAGCGAGGATGGATGCTTTGGCGCCTATGCTCCATAAGCTCGGCTTAAGCCCGGAGAGATTCCGTGTAGAATACATTTCAGCGGCTGAAGGAGTGAAGTTTGCAGAGCTTATCCGAGAAATGACCGAGCAGATGCGTGCCCTTGGAAAAGAACGCATAAAAGCAGAAAATGAGAAGCTACGCCCAATACTGGAAAACATGCTGAAGAGGAAAGAGAGGAAGTAG
- a CDS encoding HAD family hydrolase, with protein sequence MRVKAVLFDLFDTLLLIEGGNAFYTPCLQKLHKFLAENGGVDASFEKFRKVYFEVRDALYTEANKNFEEPHFNIRIWKTLQKLGYDYNLSDAIIVKATECFAEEFMNYVSLDEDAVGVLRWLYGKYKLGIVSNFAIPECVWKLLEKYNLRRFFDVVVISAEVNKRKPSPEIFKKALESLNVASSEAVFVGDTPSMDIEGAKNVGMKAILVSRRTSATDTSKPASTNIKPDAVVKSLKELPEIISDC encoded by the coding sequence TTGCGGGTTAAGGCTGTACTCTTCGACCTATTTGACACGCTTCTTTTAATTGAGGGCGGCAACGCCTTCTACACGCCTTGCCTCCAAAAGCTCCACAAATTTTTAGCCGAAAATGGTGGTGTTGATGCTTCCTTTGAAAAGTTTAGGAAAGTCTATTTTGAGGTTAGGGATGCTCTTTACACTGAAGCGAATAAGAATTTTGAGGAACCCCACTTTAACATCCGCATTTGGAAAACCCTCCAAAAGCTGGGCTATGACTATAACCTTTCCGACGCCATTATAGTTAAAGCCACTGAATGTTTCGCCGAGGAGTTCATGAATTACGTCAGCCTAGATGAAGATGCTGTGGGCGTGCTACGGTGGCTTTACGGCAAATACAAGCTTGGTATAGTCTCCAACTTTGCCATCCCAGAATGCGTCTGGAAACTCCTCGAAAAATACAACTTGAGGAGGTTCTTCGACGTGGTTGTCATTTCCGCCGAGGTTAACAAGCGTAAACCAAGCCCGGAAATCTTCAAAAAAGCATTGGAAAGCCTAAATGTTGCTTCGTCAGAGGCTGTTTTTGTGGGCGACACGCCAAGCATGGATATTGAAGGCGCCAAAAATGTTGGGATGAAAGCCATCCTAGTTTCTCGAAGAACATCAGCAACCGACACGTCTAAGCCAGCCAGCACAAACATTAAACCGGATGCCGTTGTAAAAAGTCTAAAAGAGCTTCCAGAGATAATTAGTGATTGTTGA
- a CDS encoding ComEC/Rec2 family competence protein: protein MKFVLLLGKVWCKIALLTECCALFLFSDVQAVLCENRPLVRVYFFDVGQGDAIFIDTDGQDMLIDGGPRSAGSTLMGYLADLGVSEIAYVVATHPHEDHIGGLISVLGSSISVSVVLYNNQSATSKVYKDFMSLAQGRITIVQRGQQYILSENVNFTILNPVQPLNFTEVNSNSIVLRLQAGNVAFLFTGDATFEAEESMMDTGLNLSSQVLKVAHHGSRYATSEAFLDPVNPSYAVISAGIGNPYGHPHNETVQRLLNKGVTVYGTYASGTIVMGTDGQTVYVYGNPTPIPEFPQNVFLCCLLVIPALIMMMQKRYGGVKLD from the coding sequence GTGAAATTCGTTTTGCTGCTCGGAAAGGTTTGGTGTAAAATTGCACTTTTGACAGAGTGTTGCGCGCTTTTCCTTTTCAGTGATGTTCAAGCAGTTTTATGCGAAAATCGGCCCTTAGTGAGGGTTTATTTCTTCGATGTGGGGCAGGGAGATGCCATATTCATTGACACAGACGGGCAAGACATGCTTATTGATGGTGGACCGCGAAGTGCTGGCTCGACGCTGATGGGTTATTTAGCGGATTTAGGTGTTTCAGAAATAGCTTATGTGGTTGCTACTCATCCTCATGAAGATCACATAGGTGGGCTCATATCGGTTTTGGGGTCAAGCATATCCGTTAGCGTAGTCCTATACAATAACCAAAGCGCCACTTCAAAAGTGTACAAAGATTTTATGAGCCTTGCCCAAGGCAGAATAACCATCGTCCAGAGGGGACAACAATACATTTTAAGCGAAAATGTTAATTTCACAATTCTGAATCCTGTGCAGCCTCTTAATTTCACAGAGGTAAACAGCAACAGCATAGTCCTACGGCTTCAGGCGGGGAACGTTGCTTTTCTTTTCACCGGAGATGCCACTTTCGAGGCTGAGGAAAGCATGATGGATACTGGCTTAAACCTTTCAAGCCAAGTTTTGAAGGTCGCCCATCACGGAAGCAGATATGCAACTTCAGAAGCCTTTTTAGATCCTGTTAATCCATCATACGCCGTAATCAGCGCTGGAATAGGCAACCCTTATGGGCATCCACACAACGAAACTGTTCAAAGGCTTCTAAATAAGGGCGTAACAGTCTACGGAACATATGCTTCCGGAACAATAGTCATGGGCACCGACGGGCAAACAGTTTACGTTTATGGAAACCCAACGCCGATTCCAGAGTTCCCACAGAACGTGTTTTTATGCTGCCTTTTAGTCATACCCGCCTTAATTATGATGATGCAGAAGCGTTATGGCGGGGTTAAGCTAGACTAA